The Rosa rugosa chromosome 3, drRosRugo1.1, whole genome shotgun sequence sequence GCCCCGCGAGCATCTttacaaacccaaaaacaaccTTGTCCAATGTGAAGACCCTCTTTGTGCGGCATTTCACTCACCGGCAAGTTACCCGTGTAACAACCCAAGTGACCAATGCGACTATGAGGTTGAATATGCTGATCAAGGTTCATCTCTGGGTGTGCTGGTCAAGGATTACTTTCCCCTGAAATTCACCAATGGCTCTCAACTTGGTCCTCGTTTGGCCTTTGGGTGGGTttttagttgtttgcttttcaTATCCATTACCAGCATTACATACTTTTGATATTGCTCTTGTTATCTTTGAACCTTTCGATTTCATAAACATTAAGAGGTGAAGCTTAAGAATGCAAGTAAGCCAAAGTTTATGCAATGGATGAAGCTTGAAAAGAAAGCTTCTGACATGTTATGTTTATGACTTAAACCTAGCTGCCTGTTCAGAGCTAAATCTTATACTGTTTTCTGTTGCTGTTGGCTGCAGGTGTGGATATGATCAAAAACATTCTGGTCTAAGCAtgcccccaaccactggagttCTTGGCCTTGGTACTGGCAAAGCAAGCATTGTGTCACAATTAAGTCGCTTGGGTTTAACTAGAAATGTGGTTGGTCACTGTCTAAGCAACCAAGGAGGATTTCTATTCTTTGGGAATGATCTTGTCCCTTCTTCAGGAGTCATGTGGACTCCAATGTCACGTAACTCGTGAGTAGCCCCCATTTATCCCATGTCCTTTGTAATCGAGTATAATGTCTAATTTGTATTCATCTTTGCCTATTTCATAGAAATCACTACTCATCCGGACCAGCAGAACTTGTCTTTAATGGAAAGCCCACTGGTGTGAAGGCCCTTAACTTGGTTTTTGACAGTGGGAGCTCCTACACTTACTTCAATTCCAAAGCTTATGAGGCATTAGTTAAACTGGTGAGCAGAAACAATTGCTAACCATTCTTCTATAGGTAATTGTTCAAATAACTTGCAGAGAAACTGACCATCAATTCTTGTGTTTAGGTGAGAAACGATTTGAAAGGAAAGCCTCTGAAGGACGCAACTGAAGACAAATCACTGCCAATTTGCTGGAAAGGCAGCAAACCTTTCAAATCTGTTCACGATGCACAGAACTATTTCAAACCCTTAGCACTGAGCTTTACTAATGTCAAGAATGTTCAGCTGCATATATCACCTGAAGCTTATCTCATAGTTTCAGTAAGCATCcttattttatttcttattttacCCCCTTCTGTTAGTAGGTGAGAGAAGAAAACACT is a genomic window containing:
- the LOC133740945 gene encoding aspartic proteinase Asp1-like isoform X2; this encodes MAKRCGLTLTAFLVLGLFFSCCFSETNHPQTNKKSAHLDSFGSSAVFPLHGNVYPLGYYSVSLSIGNPGKRFDLDIDTGSDLTWVQCDAPCTGCTKPREHLYKPKNNLVQCEDPLCAAFHSPASYPCNNPSDQCDYEVEYADQGSSLGVLVKDYFPLKFTNGSQLGPRLAFGCGYDQKHSGLSMPPTTGVLGLGTGKASIVSQLSRLGLTRNVVGHCLSNQGGFLFFGNDLVPSSGVMWTPMSRNSNHYSSGPAELVFNGKPTGVKALNLVFDSGSSYTYFNSKAYEALVKLVRNDLKGKPLKDATEDKSLPICWKGSKPFKSVHDAQNYFKPLALSFTNVKNVQLHISPEAYLIVSQHGNVCLGILNGSEVGLESTNLIGDITLLDKILVYDNENQRIGWAPANCNRLPNVDRNIVEVFPSVM
- the LOC133740945 gene encoding aspartic proteinase Asp1-like isoform X3 produces the protein MAKRCGLTLTAFLVLGLFFSCCFSETNHPQTNKKSAHLDSFGSSAVFPLHGNVYPLGYYSVSLSIGNPGKRFDLDIDTGSDLTWVQCDAPCTGCTKPREHLYKPKNNLVQCEDPLCAAFHSPASYPCNNPSDQCDYEVEYADQGSSLGVLVKDYFPLKFTNGSQLGPRLAFGCGYDQKHSGLSMPPTTGVLGLGTGKASIVSQLSRLGLTRNVVGHCLSNQGGFLFFGNDLVPSSGVMWTPMSRNSNHYSSGPAELVFNGKPTGVKALNLVFDSGSSYTYFNSKAYEALVKLVRNDLKGKPLKDATEDKSLPICWKGSKPFKSVHDAQNYFKPLALSFTNVKNVQLHISPEAYLIVSQHGNVCLGILNGSEVGLESTNLIGDITLLDKILVYDNENQRIGWAPANCNRLPKS
- the LOC133740945 gene encoding aspartic proteinase Asp1-like isoform X1; this encodes MAKRCGLTLTAFLVLGLFFSCCFSETNHPQTNKKSAHLDSFGSSAVFPLHGNVYPLGYYSVSLSIGNPGKRFDLDIDTGSDLTWVQCDAPCTGCTKPREHLYKPKNNLVQCEDPLCAAFHSPASYPCNNPSDQCDYEVEYADQGSSLGVLVKDYFPLKFTNGSQLGPRLAFGCGYDQKHSGLSMPPTTGVLGLGTGKASIVSQLSRLGLTRNVVGHCLSNQGGFLFFGNDLVPSSGVMWTPMSRNSNHYSSGPAELVFNGKPTGVKALNLVFDSGSSYTYFNSKAYEALVKLVRNDLKGKPLKDATEDKSLPICWKGSKPFKSVHDAQNYFKPLALSFTNVKNVQLHISPEAYLIVSQHGNVCLGILNGSEVGLESTNLIGDITLLDKILVYDNENQRIGWAPANCNRLPKSEYCGGVSQRYVANLEEFCPAFASDDQ